From the Atribacteraceae bacterium genome, the window CAGGAATCCACCCAAAAAGAAAAAAATTATGAGGATTTTTTGTCCCGGTTTCTCGCCGCTCGAGTACGGGTCGGCAGGAAAAAAATCGTGATTGAGTATACGGATGAGGATGAACTGGGAAGGATCTACTCGTTAATACTGCAACGTGAAGAACCATTTTAAGACTGGAAAGGGGATTGAGCATGCCCAGAAAAGAAAGTAAGTAATTTACTCCAGTGGGAACTCCCCGCCTGTAAAGGCGGGACACTCTGTGACTGGAAAGGGGATTGAGCATGCCCAGAAAGGAAAGTAAGCAATTTACGGTTTTTTGGATACACCCCCTGAAAGGGCAACTGAAAAAGCTTCATCTTTCCTGGAAGACGATCTTGTTGAGTTTTATTCTCCTTGTTTTGGGTATCGGATTCGGAGTAGGAGGAGTGTTTTGGTACCGGGGACGAATTAAGAATGAACTGGTTGTCACCGCCCGACAGTTGGATGTTTTGAAGCGGGAACTATTTACCTTAGATACGCGAAAGCAGGAGCAGGAAGAAAAACTTGCGGAGTTGACTCTCAAGGCAGAAGAAGCGCTCAGAGAAATCGGATCCCTCAGAGAACTCGATCAAAAAGTCCGCGAAATCCTCGAAAAAGACCTTCAATCCGGACTCCAGAAGCTGGGTGTAGACATTTCCCTTTCTGGATCGGCATCAGAAATGTATATACCTCTGGATCGCTTTACCCGCCTGCAAACCATTAACGCGCATTTTGGACAAGGTGGCCCCAGCTTTTCCCTTGCGACCCTTCCGACCAATCACCTGCCAGCCCGCTTGGGCCATGATCAGGCTTTCCAGAGGCGGGTTGAAACCCTGGAGAATACTCTGGCTTGGATCCGGGCCGAGACCATGGTTCGGGAAAAATCTTTTCGGGAAATCGTTGACGTTGCTCAGAAGCGTGAGCAATTGGTTTCGATCGTTCCCTTACGCTGGCCGACCTGGGGTCGTATTGCTTCAAATTATGGGTGGAGAAACGATCCTTTCACGGGCCGGAGAGCCTGGCATACCGGGGTGGATATCGCCGCACCAACTGGAAGAAACGTCGTATCGACCGCGGATGGGAAAGTCGTTTTTGCAGGATGGAACGGAAATTATGGAAGAACCGTAATTGTACGCCATCAGTTTGGATTCGAGACACTCTATGCTCATCTTTCCAATATCCGGGTGAGA encodes:
- a CDS encoding peptidoglycan DD-metalloendopeptidase family protein, giving the protein MPRKESKQFTVFWIHPLKGQLKKLHLSWKTILLSFILLVLGIGFGVGGVFWYRGRIKNELVVTARQLDVLKRELFTLDTRKQEQEEKLAELTLKAEEALREIGSLRELDQKVREILEKDLQSGLQKLGVDISLSGSASEMYIPLDRFTRLQTINAHFGQGGPSFSLATLPTNHLPARLGHDQAFQRRVETLENTLAWIRAETMVREKSFREIVDVAQKREQLVSIVPLRWPTWGRIASNYGWRNDPFTGRRAWHTGVDIAAPTGRNVVSTADGKVVFAGWNGNYGRTVIVRHQFGFETLYAHLSNIRVRTGDNVAKNQIIGNVGSTGRSTGPHLHYEVRRHGNILNPWPYLP